CTCTGCGAGAACGCAATCGCCGGGGCATGTCGAGGCAGAGCTCAACAGAGCACTCAGTCATGATGTGAAAGCGCGCAGCAGTCATGGTGAGTTAAGCGATGTCTAGCTAAACAAAACATAGATAACAAATGCCCAGTTTCAACTGGGCATTTTTTCGTTTGTTGGTTAGGATGGAGATAGAAAAACCAACAATAAAGGAAAGTAGAGTGGCTGATTTCAAATACAAAGATCTCCCGCAAGACCAACAAGATAAGCTCGACGCAGCTGTATTTCGCCGCCTTCTTGCGCACTTAGATAGCAATAAGGACGTTCAAAACATCGACCTTATGATTCTGGCTGGCTTTTGTCGTAACTGCTTTAGTAAATGGTATAAAGCAGAAGCGGAAACCCAAGGCCTAGACCTAGATATCGATGACGCTCGCGAGCGTGTCTATGGTATGACGTACGACGAGTGGAAGACGAACCACCAACCAAAGGCAACACCTGAGCAGCTTGCTGCGTTCGAAGCGAGACAAGCGAAGAAATAAGCGTTTGTTATCAGATACGAAAAAGGCTTGGTCAGTGACCAAGCCTTTTTGCTTTCTACGTATTTTAGGGCGAGACAACAAGTCTTCGAACGACTACAGCACCATCGCTGCAATCCAACCAAACACGATGAGTGGGATGTTGTAGTGGATAAAGGTAGGAACCACTGTCTCCCAAATGTGCTCGTGTTGACCGTCTGCGTTCAAACCCGAAGTTGGACCCAATGTTGAGTCAGAGGCTGGCGAACCCGCATCACCCAGCGCAGCTGCAGTACCGACAAGTGCAACGGTTGCCATTGGTGAGAAGCCGAAAGCGATAGCAAGCGGTACATAGATAGTTGCAATGATTGGAATCGTAGAGAATGAAGAGCCGATACCCATAGTGACCAAAAGACCAACGACTAGCATTAGCAGTGCCGCTAGAGGCTTGTTGTCACCAATGCTAGTGGATAGAGCTTCTACAAGAGACTCAACGCCACCAGTCTGCTTCATTACCGCAGCAAAGCCCGCTGCAGAAATCATAATAAAGCCGATCATCGCCATCATGTGAACACCTTTAGTGAACACATCTTGTGTCTCTTTCCATGCAATCACGCCGCCAAAGGTAAAGACCATGAAACCAGCAAGTGCACCGATAATCATTGAACCAGAAGTCAACTGAACGGCTAGCGCCGCTACGATACCAGCGATAGCAATAAAGATGTTCTTCTTGTTGATGTGAGAAGGCTCTTCATCGATTTGTGTCATCTCTGTTGCAGCGTACTCACGCGGTTTACGGTAGCTAAAGAAGATCGCGAGAAGTAGGCCCGTGATCATGCCGAGCGCAGGAAGTAGCATCGCCATAGGGACTTGTGATGCAGTTACCGACTCTAAACCGTTGTCATGTAGGTTCTTAAGCAAGATATTGTTTAGGAAGATGCCACCAAAACCGACGGGCAGAACCATGTATGGCGTAACAAGACCAAAGGTCAACACACAAGCTACTAAACGACGATCAAGCTTGAGTTTCGCAAATACGCCTAGCAAAGGTGGAATCAAAATTGGGATAAAGGCGATATGCACAGGGATTACGTTCTGAGACGACATAGTCACGAGAATCAGCGCGACAAGAACCGCATACTTAAGACCTGTTGAGCCCGCTGAGCTTTCTTTGCCATGAATTCGCTTAATCACGCTTTGTGCAAGTAGGTCAGTAATACCAGACTTGGAAATGGCAACCGCGAAGGTACCTAGCATCGCGTAGCTCAATGCGATAGTAGCACCGCCACCAAGACCACCTTCAAAGGCGCTAACAGCATCGGTCAGTGACATACCAGAGACAACGCCACCAACGATGGCACTAAATGTTAACGCAACGACAACGTTAACGCGCATCAATGCCAGAACCAGCATGATGCAAACGGAAATAACGACAGGATTCATAATAATCTCTAAAAGTTGTGTTTGTTTATTCTTGGTTCTCGTCAACGACAGGCCAGCCACCAAGTGCTTTCCATTTGTTGACGATTCGGCAAAACAGCTCAGCCGTCTTTTGGGTGTCGTAAAGAGCCGAGTGGGCTTCCTTGTTATCGAACTCCATGCCTGCGACTTTACAAGCTTTTGCCAATACCGTTTGACCAAAAGCAAGACCACTTAATGTCGCGGTATCGAAGGTAGCAAACGGGTGGAAAGGTACGCGCTTAAGTTTGGCGCGCTCATTCGCCGCACTAACAAAGCTGTGATCAAAATTCGCATTGTGTGCCACCATGATTGCTCGATTACAATCGTGTTGCTTTTGCTCCTTTCGAATCACTTTGTAGATCTCTTTCAGTGCCTCTTGTTCAGAAACCGCTCCACGCAATGGGCTAAACGGGTCTCGAATACCGTTAAACTCCAACGCTTCCTTTTCTAGGTTAGCGCCTTCGAACGGTTCGATGTGATAGTGCATCACAGTGGCAGGTTGTAGGTTACCTTCTTGGTCCATCTTTAATGTGATGGCACAGATTTCCAGTAACGCGTCAGTGCTAGCATTAAAACCTGCCGTTTCCACGTCGACAACAACGGGAAAATAACCACGGAATCGCTTTTTTA
This window of the Vibrio maritimus genome carries:
- a CDS encoding DUF1244 domain-containing protein, with the translated sequence MADFKYKDLPQDQQDKLDAAVFRRLLAHLDSNKDVQNIDLMILAGFCRNCFSKWYKAEAETQGLDLDIDDARERVYGMTYDEWKTNHQPKATPEQLAAFEARQAKK
- a CDS encoding Na+/H+ antiporter family protein yields the protein MNPVVISVCIMLVLALMRVNVVVALTFSAIVGGVVSGMSLTDAVSAFEGGLGGGATIALSYAMLGTFAVAISKSGITDLLAQSVIKRIHGKESSAGSTGLKYAVLVALILVTMSSQNVIPVHIAFIPILIPPLLGVFAKLKLDRRLVACVLTFGLVTPYMVLPVGFGGIFLNNILLKNLHDNGLESVTASQVPMAMLLPALGMITGLLLAIFFSYRKPREYAATEMTQIDEEPSHINKKNIFIAIAGIVAALAVQLTSGSMIIGALAGFMVFTFGGVIAWKETQDVFTKGVHMMAMIGFIMISAAGFAAVMKQTGGVESLVEALSTSIGDNKPLAALLMLVVGLLVTMGIGSSFSTIPIIATIYVPLAIAFGFSPMATVALVGTAAALGDAGSPASDSTLGPTSGLNADGQHEHIWETVVPTFIHYNIPLIVFGWIAAMVL
- the rnt gene encoding ribonuclease T, yielding MSVENEALTLKKRFRGYFPVVVDVETAGFNASTDALLEICAITLKMDQEGNLQPATVMHYHIEPFEGANLEKEALEFNGIRDPFSPLRGAVSEQEALKEIYKVIRKEQKQHDCNRAIMVAHNANFDHSFVSAANERAKLKRVPFHPFATFDTATLSGLAFGQTVLAKACKVAGMEFDNKEAHSALYDTQKTAELFCRIVNKWKALGGWPVVDENQE